A part of Patescibacteria group bacterium genomic DNA contains:
- a CDS encoding nucleoside triphosphate pyrophosphohydrolase has product MKYNKLVRDKIPQIIKQKRETAVVHVASKNEYWQKLKEKLLEEVGEFNKDENMEEIADILEVLDAVIAFKKFDRRKILKIKKQKFAERGGFKKRIILVSTD; this is encoded by the coding sequence ATGAAGTACAACAAATTGGTACGGGATAAAATTCCTCAAATCATTAAACAAAAAAGAGAAACTGCCGTGGTTCACGTCGCCAGTAAAAACGAGTATTGGCAGAAACTGAAAGAAAAATTGTTGGAAGAGGTTGGGGAATTTAATAAAGACGAGAATATGGAAGAGATAGCGGATATTTTAGAGGTGCTTGACGCGGTCATTGCGTTTAAAAAGTTCGATCGACGGAAAATTCTGAAAATTAAAAAGCAAAAATTTGCGGAGCGAGGAGGTTTCAAAAAAAGAATTATTTTAGTAAGCACTGATTAA
- a CDS encoding NUDIX domain-containing protein → MKKDALFCVGQKAFIEKDGKVLVLNDPKGGLDFPGGKIQEGEAKLGDVASLTNALKREVREETNLEVEVQEPFVVWYHEFAKDHRNFGKLVYIVGFRCAYVSGDIKLSDEHDRFTWIEAKDFERFDDGSDFSGALKKYFKL, encoded by the coding sequence ATGAAAAAAGATGCATTATTTTGTGTCGGTCAAAAAGCTTTCATTGAGAAAGATGGAAAAGTCTTGGTGCTGAACGATCCAAAGGGTGGGCTGGATTTTCCAGGTGGAAAAATTCAGGAAGGAGAGGCGAAGCTCGGGGATGTGGCCAGTTTAACAAATGCACTAAAGAGGGAAGTAAGAGAAGAAACAAACTTAGAGGTTGAGGTACAGGAGCCTTTTGTAGTTTGGTATCATGAGTTTGCTAAAGATCATAGGAATTTTGGAAAGCTTGTGTATATCGTGGGATTTAGATGCGCGTACGTTTCCGGTGATATCAAATTAAGTGATGAACATGATCGGTTTACGTGGATAGAGGCCAAGGACTTCGAGCGCTTTGATGACGGAAGTGATTTTTCGGGCGCCCTGAAAAAATATTTTAAGTTATAG
- a CDS encoding NUDIX hydrolase, which translates to MLYTEEPKNFKPKFEVVSCFVELSSQHIRPAGLSISSPSFLKILLLHRNDNKSQGGKWGAPAGKVEKGETLERAMAREAFEETGLTLKESDLKYLRKVYVHHEGYDFVYHMFRLVLSDKPKITLVEKEHQGFCWISPKESLELNLVDDMATCIRMNYQNQI; encoded by the coding sequence ATGTTGTATACAGAAGAGCCGAAAAATTTTAAGCCGAAATTTGAAGTGGTAAGTTGTTTTGTTGAGCTCTCTTCCCAACACATTCGGCCTGCTGGCCTCAGTATTTCGTCGCCTTCGTTCCTCAAGATTTTGCTATTGCATCGAAACGATAATAAGTCGCAAGGCGGTAAGTGGGGAGCGCCGGCGGGGAAAGTTGAAAAGGGAGAAACGTTAGAACGGGCAATGGCGCGGGAAGCATTTGAAGAAACGGGATTAACGTTGAAGGAATCAGATTTGAAATATTTGCGGAAAGTCTACGTGCATCATGAGGGTTATGATTTTGTGTATCACATGTTTCGGCTCGTCTTGAGTGATAAACCAAAAATTACTCTCGTTGAAAAAGAACATCAGGGGTTTTGTTGGATTTCGCCAAAAGAATCGCTCGAGCTTAATTTGGTAGATGATATGGCAACGTGCATTCGCATGAATTATCAAAATCAAATTTAA
- a CDS encoding DUF1653 domain-containing protein, with protein sequence MEIKQGTYEHYKGKRYEVIGVATHSESLEELVVYRALYGEGELWVRPVGMFLEKVEHNGKEVPRFTYVGK encoded by the coding sequence ATGGAAATTAAACAAGGAACGTACGAACACTACAAAGGTAAGCGCTACGAAGTTATTGGGGTTGCTACACACAGCGAATCGCTCGAAGAATTAGTAGTGTATCGCGCGCTCTATGGCGAAGGAGAATTATGGGTTCGCCCAGTCGGAATGTTTTTAGAGAAAGTTGAGCATAATGGAAAAGAAGTTCCACGATTTACATATGTTGGAAAGTAA